The genome window GCAGAGAACCTGATCAAGGTGCTCGAATGTCCATTCCCAAACTCGCCGCTGCGCTGCTCGGTTCTTCCGCCCTCATGTCACCCTCTGCCGCCTTCGCGCAGCAGGTTGTCGATCTGGAACCAATCCTGATCTACGGAGACCGATCCACCGAAGATGCCCAAAGCACCACCGCCAGTGTCTCGGTGGTGGAGGCTGTCGATCTCAGCCGCACCCAACTTTCGCAGTGGCGCGACATCATGGACCGGGTGCCAAACTTCGGGGATGGCGACCTGAACGAAAGCGGCTTTACCATCCGTGGCGTCAATTCCGAGGGGCTGACGCCGGGTGGGGCGGGCGCGCCGGTGGCCTCTCTTTACATCGACGGGGTGCAGCAGACGGTGGAGGGGACACGCCGGGGCTTTCGCGGCACATTCGACGTGGAGCAGGTGGAGATCTACCGTGGTCCGCAATCCACCCTTTCGGGGCGCAATGCGCTCGCCGGGGCTGTTTACCTTCGGACGAAAGATCCGGAGTTCGCCCATTCGGGCAAGGTGCAACTCACCTACGGCGAGAACAACAAGCAACAGGTCGGGCTGGCCTTCGGTGATGCGCTTTCCGACACGCTGGCCTATCGCTTCAGCGCCGAATGGTCGAAGAAAGACAATGACATCGCCTATCCCTCGCTGGAGGGCTACGACCGCTACGACGACTTCAAGACCGACGATTATCACACCATCCGAGGCAAGCTCCTGTGGCGGCCCAATGGCGGGACCGATGTGATCCTGAGCTATTCGCACAGCTTCGATGGCCCGGCCTACAACAACATCATCGGGCCCGGCTGGTTTGGCCTTGGCATCGAGTATGACGACATGCGCGGCGACGATTGGGGCGTGCTGGAGCCGCTGTCGCCCGGGGCGATCACCTATCAGGAAATCCGCGAAACCACGGTAGACAACCTCGGCCTCGAGGTGAAGCACGAGATTTCCAGCGCGCTGGCTTTTTCGGCGATCACCGGGCTCACCCATTCAGTCACTGGACGCCACTCGATCAACGAGGGCACGGCGGGCGAGAACTACTGGGTGGATGGCGAGTTTGACCAGACGATTTTCAGCCAGGAGTTCCGCCTCAACTACGATGATGGCGGGCTGCGCTGGGTGGCAGGGCTCTATGCCGCCAAGGAACGCACCAAGGCTTTCCGCGATACCTGGATGTTCGGCTCGGTGACCGAAAATCGCAACACCATCGACGTGATGAACACCGCGCTCTTCGGCGAGGCCTCCTATGAATTCGCCCCCGGCTGGCGGGTGATCGCGGGCGGGCGGCTGGATCGCTACAGCCAGGAACAGGAGGCCAGCTCGGGCGGGGTGGCGGCCCCTTCCACTAGCTACGAGGCGACGGTGTTCATCCCCAAGCTGGGGCTGACATGGGAAATCGACAGCAGGCAGCAGCTTTCGCTGGTCTACCAGCAGGGCTACCGACCCGGCGGGGCGTCCTACCAGATCAGCTCGGGCTCACTCCGGGAATACGAGGCCGAGCAGGCACATAACATCGAGCTGAACTATCGCGGCTCGTTGATGGAGGATCGCCTTAAAGTGGGTGCGAGCCTGTTCTATCAGGACTGGGACAACCAGCAGGTCGAGATCCTCGAGACCCCGGGCGACAGCACGAGTTACTACATCACCAACGCAGGCAAGTCGGTGAGCTATGGTGCCGAGTTGGAGCTGGCCTATGCGGCCTCCGACAGGCTTGATCTCTACGGCTCGCTCGGCCTGCTGCACACCGAGTTCAAGGACTTCGCCATCGGCGGCACGGACTACTCCGGCAAGCCCTTCCCGCTGGCGCCGGAAACCACGATCACCCTCGGCTTCAACTGGCGGCAGGGTGAGGTCGGTTGGTTCGGCGGAGCGCAGGCCACCTATGTGGGTGAACGCATGAGCCGGATCGAGAATGGCGTGGTCGACCCCTCGATGCTTGATGCCTATACCGTGGTCGACGCCTCGCTCGGCTACAAATGGGACAACGGGATGAGCCTGACGGGCTATGCCAACAACCTCTTCGAGGAGCGCTACCACCAGTACGAATACGTCGAAGGCGGGCAGGGGGCCTCGGCATGGCTGGGCGAACGCCGCGAGCTCGGTGTGCGCTTCGATTACACGTTCTGAGGGGCAGTCAGATGCCGGAAGCCTGCACAACCCTTTCCCTGCCGAGCGATCAGTCGTTCGAGGCCTTCTCCCGCGTGGCCGAGGCCAACGGCCTGAGCGCAGACCGGAGCGAAACCGGCCTGATGATCCAGGCCCGGCTGGGGCAGATCGAACTTCGCGGCGAGGGCTCGGGCACGCTGCTGCGGATCGAGGCGCAGTCTGACGGCGATCTGCAGATCATGCGCGACCTGCTGAGCGCCCGGCTGGAGGGCATGGGGCAGAAGCCGGCTTGGAAGGGTGCGGTGGCAGGGCGCCGGCCTGCAAACCTGAGCGTGGCGCGGGTGGTCAATGTCAGGCAGCTCTCGCCGTCCTACATTCGCGTCGTCATTGAGGGTGAAGACCTGGCCCGTTTCGGGGAGGGCGGGCTTCACTTTCGGCTGCTGTTCGGCCCCGAGGGCGTGGACCTGCCTGCGACCGACGAATCCGGAGTCACCCGGTGGCCCGGCGGCATCGAGGCCTGGCATCGCCCTGTTTACACGACGCGGGAGATCACGCTCGAGGGGGCGGCTGCGCGGATCGGTTTCGATGTGTTTGTCCATGACGGGGGAAGGGTGACGGAATGGGCCCGCACGCTGCAACCCGGGGCCCGCATTGCTCTTACCGGTCCCGGCGGGAGCAAGCTGATCGCGGGGCCGCGATGGGTGGGGCTGGTGGGCGATGAAACTGCCGTGCCGGTGATCGCCCGGCAACTCGCCGCGCAGCCGCCGGATACGCGGGGCAAGGCCGTGCTCTTCGTGCCCGACGCCGCGGATGTGCAAGAGCTTGCCCATCCGCCGGGCATGGAGGTGACATGGGTTCTGCGCAGCGTGGGGCTTTCGCCGCTCGAAGCCTTCGAGCAACTCGGTGCGCCCACTGACGGAAGCTTCCGTTTCTTCGCCGGAGAGCGCAGTGAGGCGATGACCCTGCGGGCACGCCTCACCAAGGCCGCCGCCCCGCGCGATGGATACCAGGTCGCCGCGTACTGGACAGCGCCCGAAAGCTAGGCCGCGCCGTGGGGAAAGGGCCGGAATCCCATAAAATCATGGTTACATGCACTTGCATTAAATAACTTCCTCCTCTACGGCACGGGGTAGCCAAGCCTCTGAGCCCAGCCAGGACTGACGACACTCAGGGGACACAAATGCCACTCATCTTCCGCCGCAACCCTCATGCTGCTTCCTGCTCCGCGTTTGCGCTGATAGCGCTCTCGAGCGGTGCCCTGCACGCGCAGGACGCCACCGCCGTTTTCACCCTCGATCCGATCATCGTTCAGCAGCGCGACGAGCTTGGCGATGAGGCTGACCGCGCCACCTCTGCCTACGTGTCCGACCGTGAGCTGGAGCGCGCCCGCACCGGCGACCTGAAAGACGTGTTCTCGGGCATCGCCTCCGTCTCCGTCGGCGGGGCACTGCCGCTGACCCAGAAGATCTTCGTCAACGGCGTCGACATGCTGAACCTCGGGGTGACGGTTGATGGCACGGCTCAGAACAACCGCGCCTTTCACCACGTTTCGGCCAACGCGATCGACCCCGGCCTGCTGAAGCAGGTTCGCGCCGATGCCACGGTGTCGCCGGCCGATGCCGGGCCCTATGCGCTCGCTGGTTCGGTGGTGTTCGAAACCGTGGATGCATCCGACATTCTCGAACCGGGCGACAGCTTCGGCGGCAATCTGCGCCTGTCTTTCGGCGACAACGGCCAGACGCTGCAATCGGCGCTCACCTTGGCCGGTCAGCAGGGCGGCTTCGAGTGGCTTCTCTACGGCAAATCCGCCGATGGCGAGGACTATGAAGACGGCGATGGCACCCGCATCTACGGCACAAGTGCCGCGCTGGAGAGCTACCTCGGCAAGCTCTCCTACGAGAACAACGGTCACCGCTTCGAGTTCTCGGCCCAGCGGCTGATGGACAGCTCGCTGCGTCAGGCGCGCGCGAACTTCGGCGGCTTTGGCGGGGTGGATGACGACCTGCTGCTCTACAACACCACGCGCGAGAGCTATTCCTTCGTCTACGAAACCCCCGATGCCACCGGCATGTGGGATCCGCGGGTGCACATCGGCTACTCCGAAAGCGAAATCGTGAAGCCCGACCCGTGGGACAGCAACGGACGCTCCGGCACCTTCTCGACCACCTTGCAGAACACTTTCCACTTCAGCGAAGGCAACACGGTGACGGCCGGGATCGACTACCAGGATCGGTTCGGCAACTACCTGAGCCCGACCTATTCCGAAGATCAGACCGAAGAGTCGCAGAATGTCGGCATCTTTGCACAGGCGCGTCTGCAGCCAACCGACCGGCTGAAGGTGTCGTTCGGCGCCCGCTACGACAGGCAAAGCTTTACCGGCGTGAACGGCTTTGAGGGAGACTTCTCCGGCTGGTCCGGCAACGCCTCGCTGGCGTTCGCCGCGACCGAGGAGCTCACCCTGCGCGGCGGGATGTCTTCCGTTTTCGGCGGCCTCGTGATCGAAGACAACTACGAGTACTGGCGGATGCTGGCCCCAACGGCCTATGACGGCTTGGAGGCAGCGCGGGCCGACAATGCGACCATCGGGTTCGACTGGACGCGTGGCGAGTTGACGCTTTCCGGCGAGGTCTTCGTGACCGAGATCAAGAACGCGCGGAGCAGCACCAGCAACTTCGATTTCAAGAGCAAGGGTTTCAACCTCGGTGCCACCTACGGCTGGACCACCGGCTTTGCCCGCATGACGCTGTCGCACAGCGACGTGGAAATCAACGGCGCGCCGGGCGAGGGCTTTACCGCGCAGGACTACGGCGCACCGCTTGGTACACTGGTTGCCTTCGAGATCGAGCAGGAAACCCGCGTTGACGGGCTGAAGGTCGGTGGCGGGCTGGACGTGGCGCTGGACTACGATTTCGACGACCCGTCCCTGAACGACTTCGATGGCTACACCGTGGTGAACGCATGGGCCGAATATGTTCCGCCGAGCACGCCGAACCTGACCATCCGCGCCGAGGTGAACAACCTGTTCGACGAGCAATACGCCGACCGCGCGACCTACGGCGGCGAATACGGCACGATCACCCAGTTGCGCGAGCCGGGCCGCACCATATCGCTGGTGGCCGTGGCCAAGTTCTGAGCCCGGAGCCATCCGGCAGACAGACGCCGCCGGTTCCCAGCATCGGCGGCGTTATCAATCGTAGAGGCGGATGAGCAGGCGAGCCAGCGCGTAGGTTTCGTCAATCGAGAGACGGGTTCCGATCTCTTCGGCGATGGCCGCTTGATAGACCTCCCAGATCCGAGAATGCATTCCCTTGCCCTCCCCGGTGAGCCTCAGCACCTTGCCGCGTCCCGGACCAGGCGCGGCGGCGCTGGCGATCCAGCCCTCCTCTTCCAGGCGGGCGGCGTGGCGCGAGAGGGCATATTGCGCGGTGAAAAGCTTGCGCTCCAGCGTTGCCATGAGCAGCCCGTCCGGGCCGGCCCGCTCAAGCTCCAGCAGGATCTCGTACCAGACCGGATCTCCCACGCCGATATCGCGCAGGGCACGGGCGATGCGGGCGCCGGTGCTGCGGTGGATGCGCAGCATGTTGAACCACACACGGTTGGCGCCCATCGCCGGGTCGCCGTCATTGGCAAAGAGATCGGCGCGGCCGCTGGTCCGGTCTTCCATGCTGGTCCCCTTGCTGGTCTGGCCTCGTGTCTCTACCGCGCCAAGGCGCAGCGGGCCAGCCGGAAGGGCAAGCTCAGATGATGAGCGCGTGATAGGCAGCCTGCCGCGCTGCAAGCTCGTCGTGGGTGCCGATCTCCACGATCCGGCCCTGGTCGAGCACGATAATCCGATCCGCATCGCGGATGGTATTGAGCCTGTGTGCAATGGTCAGTGTCGTGCGCCCCTCTGAGAGCCGCGACAGGGCGGCCTGCACCTCGCGCTCGGTGCCGCGATCGAGGGCAGAGGTTGCCTCGTCCAACAGCAGGATCGGCGGGTTTTTCAGGAAGACGCGAGCAATCGCCACCCGCTGGCGCTGGCCGCCGGAGAGCATCACGCCCCGTTCGCCCACCAGCGTATCGAGCCCATCGGGCAACTCACCGACCAGCTCCGAAAGCTGTGCATTCTCGACCGCCGCGGCAACCGCGGATTCATCCGCCCCGAGCGCCCCATAGGCGATGTTGTCCCGCAATGTGCCGCCAAACAGGAACACATCCTGGCTCACAAGTCCGACCTGCCGGCGCAACGAGGCCAGCGTCATGTCGCGGATCGGGATTCCGTCGATGCGGATCTCGCCTGCGCTCGGCTCGTAGAAGCGCGGCACAAGTGCCGCCAGCGTGGTCTTTCCAGCCCCGGAATGGCCAACCAGCGCCACCTGCTCGCCGGGCGCGATCTCGAGGTCGATGTCATGCAGCACGCCACGGGCGCCGTCATAGGCAAAGCTCACCCGCTCGAAGGTGATCGCTCCGGTCAGCGCGGGGGCTTCCCGCGCGCCCACGGCATCTGTGATCTGGGGGGCGGTATCCATCAGTTCCAGATAGCGGCGGAAGCCCGCGATCCCGCGTGGATAGAGTTCCAGAACGGCGGCGATCTTTTCCAGCGGGCGGAAGAACACGCCGACCAGCAGCAGGAAAGCCACGTAGGAACCGGTGCTGAGGCTGCCCTGAAACACGTAGCCCGCGCCAACCACCATCACCACGACCTGCACAACCCGCAGGCCCATGTAGTGCAGCGCTGAGACGCCCGCCATGATCCGGTAGGCCTCGAGCTTGGTGGTGCGGTAGCGTGTGTTGTCGGCCCCGAACAGTGCGCGCTCGTGCGGCTCGTTGGTAAAGGCCTGCACCACGCGGATTCCGCCGATGCTCTCTTCCAGCCGCACGTTGAAGGCGCCCACCCGGGCATAGATCGCCTGCCAGGCCCGGGTCATCCGCCCACCGTAATGGGCCAGCAACCAGGCCATGACCGGCACGATCACGAGCGTGATCAGAGCGAGGTGCGGGTGCAGCCATAGCATGAGCGCGAAGGCCCCGATGAAGGTCATGATCGCGATGAAAAGATCTTCCGGCCCATGGTGCGCGACCTCGCCGATCTCTTCGAGGTCTCGGGTTACGCGCGCCACCAGCTTGCCCGTCTCGGCGCGGTCGAACCACGACCAGCTGAGCCGTGTGAGCCTGTCGAACGCACGGGCGCGCATCTCGGTCTCGATGTTGATGCCCAGCATATGGCCCCAGTAGGTGACAAT of Oceanicola sp. 502str15 contains these proteins:
- a CDS encoding TonB-dependent receptor; the protein is MSIPKLAAALLGSSALMSPSAAFAQQVVDLEPILIYGDRSTEDAQSTTASVSVVEAVDLSRTQLSQWRDIMDRVPNFGDGDLNESGFTIRGVNSEGLTPGGAGAPVASLYIDGVQQTVEGTRRGFRGTFDVEQVEIYRGPQSTLSGRNALAGAVYLRTKDPEFAHSGKVQLTYGENNKQQVGLAFGDALSDTLAYRFSAEWSKKDNDIAYPSLEGYDRYDDFKTDDYHTIRGKLLWRPNGGTDVILSYSHSFDGPAYNNIIGPGWFGLGIEYDDMRGDDWGVLEPLSPGAITYQEIRETTVDNLGLEVKHEISSALAFSAITGLTHSVTGRHSINEGTAGENYWVDGEFDQTIFSQEFRLNYDDGGLRWVAGLYAAKERTKAFRDTWMFGSVTENRNTIDVMNTALFGEASYEFAPGWRVIAGGRLDRYSQEQEASSGGVAAPSTSYEATVFIPKLGLTWEIDSRQQLSLVYQQGYRPGGASYQISSGSLREYEAEQAHNIELNYRGSLMEDRLKVGASLFYQDWDNQQVEILETPGDSTSYYITNAGKSVSYGAELELAYAASDRLDLYGSLGLLHTEFKDFAIGGTDYSGKPFPLAPETTITLGFNWRQGEVGWFGGAQATYVGERMSRIENGVVDPSMLDAYTVVDASLGYKWDNGMSLTGYANNLFEERYHQYEYVEGGQGASAWLGERRELGVRFDYTF
- a CDS encoding siderophore-interacting protein, with translation MPEACTTLSLPSDQSFEAFSRVAEANGLSADRSETGLMIQARLGQIELRGEGSGTLLRIEAQSDGDLQIMRDLLSARLEGMGQKPAWKGAVAGRRPANLSVARVVNVRQLSPSYIRVVIEGEDLARFGEGGLHFRLLFGPEGVDLPATDESGVTRWPGGIEAWHRPVYTTREITLEGAAARIGFDVFVHDGGRVTEWARTLQPGARIALTGPGGSKLIAGPRWVGLVGDETAVPVIARQLAAQPPDTRGKAVLFVPDAADVQELAHPPGMEVTWVLRSVGLSPLEAFEQLGAPTDGSFRFFAGERSEAMTLRARLTKAAAPRDGYQVAAYWTAPES
- a CDS encoding TonB-dependent siderophore receptor, translated to MPLIFRRNPHAASCSAFALIALSSGALHAQDATAVFTLDPIIVQQRDELGDEADRATSAYVSDRELERARTGDLKDVFSGIASVSVGGALPLTQKIFVNGVDMLNLGVTVDGTAQNNRAFHHVSANAIDPGLLKQVRADATVSPADAGPYALAGSVVFETVDASDILEPGDSFGGNLRLSFGDNGQTLQSALTLAGQQGGFEWLLYGKSADGEDYEDGDGTRIYGTSAALESYLGKLSYENNGHRFEFSAQRLMDSSLRQARANFGGFGGVDDDLLLYNTTRESYSFVYETPDATGMWDPRVHIGYSESEIVKPDPWDSNGRSGTFSTTLQNTFHFSEGNTVTAGIDYQDRFGNYLSPTYSEDQTEESQNVGIFAQARLQPTDRLKVSFGARYDRQSFTGVNGFEGDFSGWSGNASLAFAATEELTLRGGMSSVFGGLVIEDNYEYWRMLAPTAYDGLEAARADNATIGFDWTRGELTLSGEVFVTEIKNARSSTSNFDFKSKGFNLGATYGWTTGFARMTLSHSDVEINGAPGEGFTAQDYGAPLGTLVAFEIEQETRVDGLKVGGGLDVALDYDFDDPSLNDFDGYTVVNAWAEYVPPSTPNLTIRAEVNNLFDEQYADRATYGGEYGTITQLREPGRTISLVAVAKF
- a CDS encoding MarR family winged helix-turn-helix transcriptional regulator; its protein translation is MEDRTSGRADLFANDGDPAMGANRVWFNMLRIHRSTGARIARALRDIGVGDPVWYEILLELERAGPDGLLMATLERKLFTAQYALSRHAARLEEEGWIASAAAPGPGRGKVLRLTGEGKGMHSRIWEVYQAAIAEEIGTRLSIDETYALARLLIRLYD
- a CDS encoding ABC transporter ATP-binding protein; the encoded protein is MIRLFFEYYRPHMRLFWLDFGCAVASGLLELAFPLAIAGFIDTLLPQGDWPLTVLAAAGLVAVYLINTVLMAIVTYWGHMLGINIETEMRARAFDRLTRLSWSWFDRAETGKLVARVTRDLEEIGEVAHHGPEDLFIAIMTFIGAFALMLWLHPHLALITLVIVPVMAWLLAHYGGRMTRAWQAIYARVGAFNVRLEESIGGIRVVQAFTNEPHERALFGADNTRYRTTKLEAYRIMAGVSALHYMGLRVVQVVVMVVGAGYVFQGSLSTGSYVAFLLLVGVFFRPLEKIAAVLELYPRGIAGFRRYLELMDTAPQITDAVGAREAPALTGAITFERVSFAYDGARGVLHDIDLEIAPGEQVALVGHSGAGKTTLAALVPRFYEPSAGEIRIDGIPIRDMTLASLRRQVGLVSQDVFLFGGTLRDNIAYGALGADESAVAAAVENAQLSELVGELPDGLDTLVGERGVMLSGGQRQRVAIARVFLKNPPILLLDEATSALDRGTEREVQAALSRLSEGRTTLTIAHRLNTIRDADRIIVLDQGRIVEIGTHDELAARQAAYHALII